A part of Hydrogenobacter sp. T-8 genomic DNA contains:
- a CDS encoding argininosuccinate synthase: protein MPKRVILAYSGGLDTSVIVRWLTDRGYEVITYTADVGQGEELSEIPQKAKASGAVEAIVEDLKEEFAREYCLPTLRALALYEGKYPLTASLSRPLIAKKLVEYAERLGANYVAHGSTGKGNDQVRFELSVWALNPDLEVLAPVREWEFRSREEEVEYALKHRIPVKATKDKPYSIDKNLWGISIECGPLEDPWTEPPEDAFEWTLSPQKAPDEPEYVEIGFEKGVPATINEEKFERLSELILRLNAIAGRHGVGRIDMVENRLVGIKSREVYEAPGATVLYEAYRDLLSLVLDRFTFHYFLTHIPHEYAKVVYEGLWFSPLRDAMDAFNSTLAEYVNGKVMLKLYKGHVQVVGRSSPNSLYVEDLATYSERDAFDHKAGANFTKVFGLPLKVLGRVRGR from the coding sequence ATGCCAAAAAGAGTAATACTTGCCTATTCTGGTGGGCTTGACACTTCCGTAATAGTAAGATGGCTAACCGATAGAGGTTATGAGGTTATAACCTACACTGCGGATGTAGGGCAAGGTGAAGAGCTTTCTGAAATACCTCAAAAGGCGAAGGCTTCTGGTGCGGTAGAGGCTATAGTAGAAGACCTAAAGGAGGAGTTTGCAAGAGAGTATTGTCTGCCGACCCTTAGGGCTTTGGCTCTTTATGAAGGTAAATATCCTCTAACCGCAAGCCTATCAAGACCTCTCATAGCCAAAAAGTTGGTAGAATACGCAGAAAGGCTGGGTGCGAACTATGTGGCACACGGCTCTACTGGGAAGGGCAATGACCAGGTGAGGTTTGAGCTCTCCGTTTGGGCTTTGAACCCAGACCTTGAGGTGCTTGCACCCGTGAGAGAGTGGGAATTTCGTTCAAGGGAAGAAGAGGTTGAATATGCTCTCAAGCATCGCATACCCGTCAAGGCTACAAAGGACAAACCCTATTCCATAGATAAAAACCTCTGGGGCATATCCATAGAATGCGGTCCGTTGGAGGACCCTTGGACTGAGCCACCAGAGGATGCCTTTGAGTGGACCCTTTCACCTCAAAAGGCACCAGATGAGCCAGAGTATGTGGAAATAGGCTTTGAAAAAGGAGTGCCTGCCACCATAAACGAAGAGAAGTTTGAAAGGCTAAGCGAACTTATCCTTAGGCTAAACGCCATAGCGGGAAGGCATGGAGTTGGACGCATAGACATGGTGGAAAACAGGCTTGTGGGAATAAAAAGCAGAGAGGTTTACGAAGCTCCAGGGGCAACGGTGCTTTATGAAGCCTACAGGGACTTGCTTTCCTTGGTGCTTGACAGGTTTACTTTCCACTATTTCCTAACCCATATTCCACACGAGTATGCAAAGGTGGTATACGAAGGTCTGTGGTTTTCACCTCTTAGGGACGCCATGGACGCCTTTAATTCCACCCTTGCGGAGTATGTAAACGGCAAGGTTATGCTTAAGCTATACAAAGGACACGTGCAGGTGGTGGGTAGGAGCTCACCCAACAGCCTATACGTGGAAGACTTGGCAACCTATTCTGAAAGGGACGCCTTTGACCACAAGGCTGGTGCTAACTTCACAAAGGTCTTTGGACTTCCACTGAAGGTTTTGGGAAGGGTGAGAGGAAGGTAA
- a CDS encoding Uma2 family endonuclease, with protein sequence MGLAERYPVRYTIENWKHWQGDWELIEGIPYAMASPRPINQILLSRLTFLLESLFERECIECFVGVQLDWYISYDTVIRPDLMVLCGEIPERVEIPPQMVIEIVSPSSRQMDEGLKFELCEKEGVKYFVLVYPDEKAVKVFELSKGRYVEKHSMKFSLGGCQLEIDLTKAFERLR encoded by the coding sequence ATGGGCTTGGCTGAGAGATATCCTGTAAGATATACGATAGAAAACTGGAAACACTGGCAGGGAGACTGGGAGCTTATAGAAGGCATCCCTTATGCCATGGCTTCGCCAAGACCTATTAATCAAATCTTGCTTTCTCGCCTTACTTTTCTTTTAGAGAGTCTTTTTGAAAGGGAATGCATAGAATGTTTTGTGGGCGTGCAGCTTGATTGGTATATCTCTTACGACACTGTTATAAGACCAGACCTAATGGTTTTATGTGGAGAAATACCAGAAAGGGTAGAAATCCCACCGCAGATGGTTATTGAGATAGTCTCACCATCAAGCAGGCAAATGGATGAGGGATTAAAGTTTGAACTATGTGAGAAGGAGGGCGTTAAATACTTTGTGCTTGTTTATCCTGATGAGAAAGCAGTGAAGGTCTTTGAGCTTTCTAAGGGTAGGTATGTGGAGAAGCATAGTATGAAGTTTAGTCTCGGAGGTTGCCAATTAGAAATTGACCTTACAAAAGCCTTCGAGAGGCTAAGATGA
- a CDS encoding Uma2 family endonuclease — protein MGLAERYPVRYTVEDWKHWQGDWELIEGVPYAMASPRPINQAILSNLVWAIRSALLENCPSCMVYAELDWYISYDTVIRPDIMVLCGEIPERVETPPQMVIEIVSPSSRQMDEGLKFELCEKEGVKYFVLVYSDERMVKVFELSNGRYTEKQDRSFLFNGCQVEINFEEAFHGLG, from the coding sequence ATGGGCTTGGCTGAGAGATATCCTGTAAGGTATACGGTGGAAGACTGGAAGCATTGGCAAGGAGACTGGGAACTTATAGAGGGTGTCCCTTACGCCATGGCATCTCCAAGACCTATAAACCAAGCAATACTCTCCAACCTCGTGTGGGCAATCAGAAGTGCACTTTTAGAAAACTGTCCCAGTTGCATGGTTTACGCAGAACTTGATTGGTATATCTCTTACGACACTGTTATAAGACCAGACATAATGGTGTTGTGTGGAGAGATACCAGAGAGAGTGGAAACCCCACCGCAGATGGTTATTGAGATAGTCTCACCATCAAGCAGGCAAATGGATGAAGGGTTGAAGTTTGAACTGTGTGAGAAGGAAGGCGTTAAATACTTTGTTTTGGTTTATTCTGACGAGAGGATGGTGAAAGTCTTTGAACTATCTAATGGCAGGTACACAGAAAAGCAGGATAGAAGTTTTCTCTTTAATGGATGCCAAGTGGAGATAAACTTTGAGGAGGCTTTCCATGGGCTTGGCTGA
- a CDS encoding BadF/BadG/BcrA/BcrD ATPase family protein yields the protein MLLLGIDVGSTTCKYVLTDEKGNILDRAYERHNTKQAEKVLEFLLRLEGGYGLKPGRDRVYITGSGGGFVGELIGARFVQEVVGVATAVEKLHPDVRFVSEIGGEDMKTIFIKEQEGKRNKQVYMQNVCAGGTGTFIEKSARKLGISSDVLSQMDYEGYTLHRISSKCGIFAEADVNSLVKAGVPKEEIIASLFEAVVYQNLAQLTKGNTPLPKVLLLGGPNLFFKGLQQAWRLHLQRLWKERGIGDFSREEMEKLVIVPENSLYYAALGCIFTALEEEGGLYAGTERLRWWVEEGQYEQKLKEGRRGLVSLEEELLEFKKKYSYVVENKIQPKKAKEIIIGCDFGSTTAKAVCITPDKEIVFSCYSLSKGNPIEDAKDIFRQIKEYLGDGKVLALGLTGYGKDLLKDVLGADVAVVETVAHAVAGLHFFPDADCICDVGGVDVKIMILRQGSVVDFRLNSQCSSGNGAFLQGVAERFGIPLSEIADRAFSAKAMPSFTMGCGVFLQSDIVNQQRKGWKAEEILAGLCYVLPLNVWVYAGNINNLSQVGKKFILQGGTHRNLAVVKAQIDFIKSKVPDAEVYVHPYSGEAGAIGSALIALEHYQKHGKTSFRGFESIERLTYRSTTSKDTVCHWCPVNCQRSFIDVYIGEGEGRPWSKVPLEAGWVRLIVNNACPKGLVEDERELKAVKEKMERLKHEFPNLADFVKKEAFKVPRGQKVH from the coding sequence ATGCTCTTGCTGGGTATAGATGTGGGTAGCACCACCTGTAAGTATGTGCTGACGGACGAAAAGGGCAATATCCTTGATAGAGCCTACGAGAGGCACAACACAAAACAAGCTGAGAAGGTTTTGGAGTTTCTCCTAAGGCTTGAAGGCGGATATGGGCTAAAGCCAGGCAGGGACAGGGTGTACATCACAGGCTCTGGCGGTGGCTTTGTAGGAGAGCTAATAGGGGCTCGCTTTGTGCAGGAGGTGGTGGGGGTTGCCACTGCGGTGGAAAAACTGCATCCAGATGTGAGGTTTGTAAGCGAGATAGGCGGGGAGGATATGAAAACCATCTTTATAAAGGAACAGGAGGGTAAAAGAAACAAACAGGTCTATATGCAAAATGTGTGTGCGGGTGGGACTGGAACTTTTATAGAAAAGTCTGCGAGAAAGTTAGGCATCTCCTCTGACGTCCTTTCCCAGATGGACTACGAGGGCTATACGCTTCACAGAATAAGCTCCAAGTGCGGCATTTTTGCGGAGGCGGATGTGAACTCTTTGGTGAAAGCGGGCGTGCCAAAGGAAGAGATAATTGCCTCCCTCTTTGAGGCGGTGGTCTACCAAAACCTCGCTCAGCTTACCAAGGGAAACACTCCTCTTCCTAAGGTGCTTCTTCTTGGAGGTCCTAATCTCTTCTTCAAAGGACTTCAACAGGCTTGGAGACTGCATCTGCAAAGGCTCTGGAAGGAAAGGGGCATAGGGGACTTTAGCAGGGAGGAGATGGAAAAGCTGGTTATTGTTCCAGAAAACTCCCTATATTACGCTGCGCTGGGGTGCATATTCACAGCTCTTGAGGAAGAAGGAGGGCTTTACGCAGGCACAGAAAGGCTTCGCTGGTGGGTGGAAGAAGGTCAATATGAACAAAAGCTAAAAGAAGGCAGGAGGGGTCTTGTTTCCTTGGAGGAGGAGCTCCTTGAGTTTAAGAAGAAATACTCCTACGTGGTGGAAAACAAAATTCAGCCAAAGAAGGCAAAGGAGATAATCATAGGATGTGATTTTGGCTCTACCACCGCCAAGGCGGTATGCATCACGCCAGACAAGGAAATAGTCTTTTCCTGCTACAGCCTAAGCAAGGGAAATCCCATAGAGGATGCAAAGGACATATTCAGGCAGATAAAAGAATACCTTGGCGATGGAAAGGTTCTTGCTTTGGGACTTACGGGTTATGGTAAAGACTTGCTAAAGGATGTTCTTGGTGCGGATGTGGCGGTGGTGGAAACGGTCGCTCATGCGGTCGCTGGGCTTCACTTTTTCCCAGATGCGGACTGCATATGCGACGTGGGTGGAGTGGATGTAAAGATTATGATACTGCGTCAAGGTTCTGTGGTGGACTTTAGGCTAAACTCTCAGTGTTCTTCTGGGAATGGTGCCTTTCTGCAGGGAGTGGCGGAGAGGTTTGGTATTCCACTTTCTGAGATAGCGGACAGGGCTTTCTCTGCAAAAGCTATGCCGAGCTTTACCATGGGCTGTGGCGTTTTCCTACAAAGCGATATAGTAAACCAGCAAAGAAAAGGTTGGAAGGCAGAGGAGATTCTTGCAGGACTTTGCTATGTGCTTCCTCTCAATGTGTGGGTCTATGCGGGCAACATAAATAACCTCTCACAGGTAGGTAAGAAGTTTATCCTCCAAGGTGGCACGCACAGAAACCTTGCGGTGGTGAAAGCTCAAATAGACTTCATAAAGTCCAAAGTCCCAGATGCAGAGGTCTACGTGCATCCCTATTCAGGCGAGGCAGGAGCTATAGGTTCAGCACTTATCGCACTTGAGCATTACCAAAAACATGGAAAGACTTCCTTTAGAGGCTTTGAAAGCATAGAGAGGCTCACCTACAGGTCCACCACTTCAAAGGACACAGTGTGTCATTGGTGTCCTGTAAACTGTCAGAGGAGCTTTATAGATGTTTACATAGGCGAGGGTGAGGGAAGACCTTGGAGCAAAGTTCCACTTGAGGCAGGATGGGTAAGGCTTATTGTTAACAACGCCTGCCCGAAGGGTCTTGTGGAAGACGAAAGAGAGCTAAAGGCAGTCAAAGAAAAGATGGAGAGGTTAAAGCATGAATTTCCTAACCTCGCTGACTTTGTTAAAAAGGAGGCCTTTAAAGTCCCAAGGGGACAGAAGGTCCATTAA
- a CDS encoding acyl-CoA dehydratase activase-related protein produces the protein MGFFQSLGVGRIVFSSDTSEEQYREYGKGRITMDSCFPVKALAGHMGELLHKDINLLFVPMIYSLPSFLKGHVVDTLSCTRVMMSVENIKAGFLRERKEFEERGIAFVSPFVPFAEPELLPKYLWESLKEHIPGLTLEETARAVKEGFRALEDFERKMREKSLEIIRWCVKNNRPAILVLARPYHMDPGIGHDIDGEFQQYGFPVLWYNYLPLDDWLLEWLFSKEIRAGIIRSYFDISDVWTSSYSSNTNEIIWGAKFSARLPWITGVIRLSSYECGMDQPTFTPVQKIVESSGTLFFKFGELDETKPAGSVKIRVETIVYYLEKYSQDIIKKKLSRLGAVPSQLLV, from the coding sequence GTGGGCTTTTTCCAAAGCCTTGGCGTGGGCAGGATAGTCTTTAGCTCAGACACCTCTGAGGAGCAATACAGAGAATATGGAAAGGGTAGAATAACCATGGACTCCTGCTTTCCTGTAAAGGCTCTCGCAGGGCATATGGGCGAGCTTCTTCACAAGGATATAAACCTGCTTTTTGTTCCCATGATATACTCCCTGCCATCCTTTCTCAAGGGTCATGTGGTGGATACTCTCTCTTGTACTCGGGTAATGATGAGCGTGGAGAATATAAAGGCTGGCTTTTTGAGGGAGAGAAAGGAGTTTGAAGAAAGGGGAATAGCCTTTGTTTCTCCCTTTGTGCCTTTTGCAGAACCTGAACTTCTTCCCAAGTATCTGTGGGAGTCCTTAAAGGAGCATATTCCGGGTCTTACTCTTGAAGAGACCGCAAGAGCGGTAAAAGAAGGCTTTAGAGCCCTTGAGGACTTTGAAAGAAAAATGAGAGAAAAGAGCCTTGAGATAATAAGGTGGTGCGTAAAAAACAACAGACCTGCCATCCTTGTCCTTGCAAGACCTTACCATATGGACCCTGGCATAGGGCATGATATAGATGGAGAATTCCAACAGTATGGCTTTCCTGTGCTTTGGTATAACTACCTACCCTTAGATGACTGGCTCTTGGAGTGGCTCTTTAGCAAGGAGATAAGGGCTGGCATAATAAGGAGCTACTTTGATATCTCAGATGTGTGGACTTCCTCATACAGCTCAAACACCAACGAGATAATATGGGGAGCAAAGTTTTCTGCGAGGCTTCCGTGGATAACGGGAGTCATAAGGCTTTCCAGCTACGAGTGTGGCATGGACCAGCCAACCTTTACACCAGTGCAGAAGATAGTGGAGAGTTCTGGGACGCTCTTTTTCAAGTTCGGAGAGTTAGATGAGACAAAGCCTGCAGGTAGTGTAAAGATAAGAGTGGAAACCATAGTCTACTACTTGGAAAAGTATTCACAGGACATCATAAAGAAAAAACTCAGCAGGCTTGGAGCTGTGCCTTCGCAACTTTTGGTTTAA
- a CDS encoding cation:proton antiporter domain-containing protein, producing MHSFFTTAYFEFAFILLLAVLLGLLGLVLRQPLIIAYIILGILLGPSGFGLVKAQDTVDILAQVGVAVLLFLVGLELNPQYVRRLGAVAVATGLGQIIFTSVIGFFIILLLGKLLLFFFIDLGTKFDFSVIRMDWHIAVILSLFVLIGNPLIVMVIMGIMGYRKKTGFLAGLTVAQISEFSIIFVAMGMSLGHVGMDALSITTMVGLITIALSTYMILYSHKLYKWLEPYLSVFEKRTPHAELRFEKLFSEERPVEVVIFGLGRLGGELLEHCKEMGINAIGLDYNPSRVGELREKGLPAYFGSAEDKTTLEELPISQSSIIVITVPELEDIKTLVNNLRDMDYKGKIIAVARSQKDAEKLEKMGIYRVINPYYYAFEELVKEFVSHVGAKR from the coding sequence ATGCATTCATTTTTCACCACCGCTTACTTTGAATTTGCCTTTATACTGCTCCTTGCGGTTTTGCTGGGTCTTTTGGGTCTTGTGCTTCGCCAACCTCTCATTATAGCTTACATAATCCTTGGCATTTTGCTTGGTCCCTCTGGCTTTGGGCTTGTTAAGGCACAGGACACGGTAGATATTTTGGCTCAAGTAGGCGTTGCGGTGCTTCTCTTTCTTGTAGGTTTGGAACTAAACCCTCAGTATGTGCGTAGACTTGGTGCGGTGGCGGTAGCCACTGGCTTGGGTCAGATAATCTTTACCAGTGTTATAGGCTTTTTTATAATCTTGCTTCTTGGCAAACTGCTCCTTTTCTTCTTTATAGACCTTGGCACTAAGTTTGACTTTTCTGTAATTCGCATGGACTGGCACATTGCGGTTATTCTGTCCCTATTTGTTCTAATTGGCAACCCTCTTATTGTTATGGTGATAATGGGTATTATGGGATACAGGAAGAAAACAGGCTTCTTGGCAGGTCTTACAGTGGCACAGATAAGCGAGTTCTCCATAATCTTCGTGGCTATGGGTATGTCCTTAGGTCATGTGGGAATGGACGCCCTTAGCATAACCACCATGGTGGGTCTTATAACCATAGCCCTTTCCACTTATATGATACTCTACTCCCATAAGTTATATAAATGGCTTGAGCCTTATCTTAGTGTTTTTGAAAAGAGGACACCTCATGCAGAGCTAAGGTTTGAAAAGCTCTTTTCTGAAGAAAGACCAGTGGAGGTTGTCATATTTGGACTTGGCAGGCTCGGTGGCGAGCTCTTAGAGCACTGTAAGGAGATGGGTATAAACGCCATAGGCTTGGACTACAACCCTTCAAGGGTAGGTGAGCTTAGAGAAAAGGGACTGCCTGCCTACTTTGGCTCTGCGGAGGACAAAACAACCTTGGAAGAGCTACCTATAAGTCAGTCCAGCATAATAGTTATAACCGTCCCAGAGCTGGAAGACATAAAGACACTGGTAAATAACCTAAGGGACATGGACTACAAGGGCAAAATAATAGCGGTCGCAAGGTCTCAAAAGGATGCGGAGAAGTTAGAAAAGATGGGAATATACAGGGTAATAAATCCCTACTACTACGCCTTTGAGGAGCTTGTAAAGGAGTTTGTAAGCCATGTTGGTGCTAAAAGATAA
- a CDS encoding YidH family protein has translation MLVLKDKLPSARDARIYMSVERTYLGYVRLALYTLSFGVFLRKLETLAVITQKIHASVLLEWTAKVSGVIGVFMIIAGLITFYLDIKYIEGGIPVHPKEVTDPRIYMAAERTFLAWVRTAIALIVFGFVIEKFEFFLLQLEKVFNIHLAEEHHRLVGIGIFVIVVGLLTLILGMANFYRTIQQVDKGFYRTHTWLYKAYGVVIFIACLVLTFYVLKVI, from the coding sequence ATGTTGGTGCTAAAAGATAAACTACCCTCTGCCAGAGATGCGCGCATATACATGTCTGTGGAAAGAACATACCTTGGCTATGTCAGGCTTGCCCTATACACCTTGTCCTTTGGAGTATTTCTCAGAAAGTTGGAGACACTGGCTGTCATTACCCAAAAGATACATGCTTCTGTGCTTCTTGAATGGACCGCCAAAGTCTCTGGAGTTATAGGAGTTTTTATGATTATCGCAGGTTTAATTACCTTCTACTTAGACATAAAATACATAGAAGGAGGTATTCCTGTGCATCCAAAGGAAGTTACAGACCCAAGGATTTACATGGCAGCGGAGAGGACCTTTCTTGCTTGGGTGAGGACTGCCATAGCCCTTATAGTTTTTGGCTTTGTTATAGAGAAGTTTGAGTTTTTCCTGCTTCAGCTTGAAAAGGTTTTTAACATTCACCTTGCGGAAGAGCACCACAGGCTTGTAGGCATAGGTATCTTTGTTATAGTGGTTGGCTTGCTTACCTTAATCCTTGGCATGGCTAACTTCTACAGAACTATACAGCAGGTTGACAAAGGCTTCTATAGGACACACACTTGGCTTTACAAGGCTTATGGAGTGGTTATATTTATAGCCTGCTTGGTGCTAACCTTCTATGTGCTGAAGGTAATATAG
- a CDS encoding FAD-dependent oxidoreductase — MKSYDVVVIGAGGAGLRTAIECARDPSIRVAVVSKVYPTRSHTGAAQGGLNAALGNAVPQDNPEAHAFDTIKGSDFLADQDAVYFMCRHAPEVVYELDRWGVPFSRMEDGRIAQRPFGGASFPRTVYSADRTGHVLLHTLFEQALARENIDFFNEFFLLDLIHDGQRVKGVSLYDIKNGEVVNLKAKAVVLATGGFARIYWQRSTNAIGNTGDGVAVALLNGLPLKDIEFIQFHPTGLAKTGILLSEACRGEGGYLINKLGERFMARYAPEKMELAPRDMVSRAIEYEIREGRGFGEGTSAYVLLDLRHLGEEKIKERLPQVRQLAIDFEGVDPVYDPVPIRPTAHYCMGGIHIENYMTSSTPLEGLYAVGECACVSVHGANRLGGNSLIELLVFGKFCGISAREYAKQVDFLELSEGEKAKGKELIEGLMKREGYEKLADIRRKMGEITWEKMGIFRDEKSLQSAYEELSELLERWENIPVVDKSKVFNTNLIEVLELRNMLHLARAVAYCALHRRESRGGHYREDYPERDDENFLKHTLVWQEGDKLKIDYAEVKITQHQPAERKY, encoded by the coding sequence ATGAAAAGCTATGACGTAGTGGTTATAGGTGCCGGTGGTGCTGGTCTTCGCACCGCTATAGAGTGTGCAAGGGACCCATCCATAAGGGTGGCGGTGGTTTCAAAGGTCTACCCCACAAGGTCTCATACAGGTGCAGCACAAGGGGGTCTAAACGCTGCCCTTGGAAATGCGGTTCCTCAAGATAACCCGGAAGCCCACGCCTTTGATACCATAAAGGGTTCTGACTTTTTGGCGGACCAAGATGCAGTCTACTTTATGTGCAGGCATGCACCCGAGGTGGTCTATGAGCTTGACCGTTGGGGTGTGCCCTTTTCAAGGATGGAGGATGGCAGGATAGCCCAAAGACCCTTTGGTGGTGCATCTTTTCCAAGGACTGTTTACTCCGCAGACAGGACGGGACATGTGCTTTTGCACACCCTTTTTGAGCAGGCACTTGCCAGAGAAAACATAGACTTTTTCAACGAGTTTTTCCTTCTTGACCTTATCCACGACGGACAGAGGGTCAAGGGTGTGTCCCTATACGATATAAAAAACGGAGAGGTGGTAAACCTAAAGGCTAAGGCGGTAGTCCTTGCCACAGGTGGCTTTGCACGCATATACTGGCAAAGAAGCACCAACGCAATAGGTAACACGGGAGATGGTGTGGCGGTAGCTCTTCTTAATGGTCTCCCCCTAAAGGATATAGAGTTTATCCAGTTTCATCCCACAGGTCTTGCCAAAACTGGCATACTGCTTTCAGAAGCCTGTAGAGGAGAAGGAGGCTACCTAATAAACAAACTAGGCGAGCGCTTTATGGCAAGGTATGCACCAGAGAAGATGGAGCTCGCACCACGGGACATGGTCTCAAGAGCCATAGAATACGAGATAAGGGAAGGCAGGGGCTTTGGAGAGGGGACCTCCGCCTACGTGCTTTTGGACCTAAGACATCTTGGAGAAGAGAAGATAAAGGAAAGACTACCTCAGGTGCGTCAGCTTGCTATAGACTTTGAGGGTGTTGACCCAGTTTACGACCCTGTGCCCATAAGACCCACTGCCCACTACTGCATGGGTGGCATACACATAGAAAACTACATGACCTCCTCCACACCCCTTGAGGGTCTTTATGCAGTAGGTGAGTGTGCCTGCGTGTCCGTGCATGGTGCCAACAGACTTGGAGGAAACTCCCTTATAGAACTTCTGGTCTTTGGAAAGTTCTGTGGCATATCCGCAAGGGAATACGCCAAACAGGTGGATTTTCTTGAGCTTTCAGAGGGAGAAAAGGCTAAGGGTAAAGAGCTTATAGAGGGTCTTATGAAAAGAGAAGGCTACGAAAAACTCGCGGACATAAGGAGGAAGATGGGCGAGATAACTTGGGAAAAGATGGGTATATTCAGGGATGAGAAGTCCCTACAAAGTGCTTACGAGGAGCTTTCTGAACTTTTAGAGCGTTGGGAGAACATTCCAGTGGTGGACAAAAGCAAGGTCTTTAACACAAACCTTATAGAGGTGCTTGAGCTAAGAAACATGCTACACCTTGCAAGAGCGGTAGCCTACTGTGCCCTCCACAGGAGAGAGTCAAGAGGTGGACACTACAGAGAGGACTATCCAGAGAGGGATGATGAAAACTTCTTAAAGCATACATTGGTTTGGCAAGAAGGAGACAAGCTCAAGATAGACTACGCAGAGGTAAAGATAACCCAGCACCAACCTGCGGAGAGGAAATATTGA
- a CDS encoding site-2 protease family protein, whose product MDPQTAVVALPALMMAVILHEYAHGWVAYKMGDPTAKEFGRLTLNPIPHIDLLGTIILPGMLMLIGSPILFGWAKPVPINPLRFRDLRVGTFFVSIAGIVMNVWLALVFAFLYRTIREGYLNFLSDAILIPLALFSANAVLINLVLAFFNAIPIPPLDGSRAVMSFFSVRYWELFYRFEMYGFLIITLLLFTGILGRVIFPPILFLWKYLLGRL is encoded by the coding sequence ATGGACCCACAAACCGCGGTAGTAGCCTTACCAGCCCTTATGATGGCTGTTATTTTGCACGAATACGCCCACGGATGGGTTGCCTATAAGATGGGAGACCCAACCGCCAAGGAGTTCGGCAGGCTAACCCTAAACCCCATACCCCACATAGACCTATTGGGCACTATAATCCTCCCGGGCATGCTCATGCTTATAGGTTCTCCCATACTCTTTGGCTGGGCAAAGCCTGTGCCCATAAACCCCCTCAGGTTTAGAGACCTTAGAGTAGGAACTTTTTTTGTTTCCATAGCGGGTATAGTGATGAACGTATGGCTTGCTTTGGTTTTTGCCTTCCTCTATCGGACCATAAGGGAAGGCTATCTGAACTTTCTGAGTGACGCTATACTCATACCCCTTGCCCTCTTCTCCGCTAATGCGGTTTTGATAAACTTGGTGCTTGCCTTCTTTAACGCCATCCCTATACCACCCCTTGATGGAAGCCGGGCGGTGATGAGCTTTTTTTCCGTGAGATACTGGGAGCTCTTCTATAGGTTTGAGATGTATGGCTTTCTTATAATCACCCTTCTCCTTTTCACTGGTATCCTCGGAAGAGTCATATTTCCCCCAATTCTATTTCTTTGGAAATATCTTTTAGGTAGGCTATGA
- a CDS encoding bifunctional nuclease family protein, protein MIEMVVHGVTLDPVSQMPIVVLKAKDNEEILLPIWIGIFEADSIVRQLQNIEPPRPMTYELTKSIIENMGARLEKVVINDLRDSTYYAELHLLQGNNLIVIDSRPSDAINLALRFDAPVFVEEEVLEKSKVPKPEEEEEKEKLKEWLENIKPEDFEKGLS, encoded by the coding sequence ATGATTGAGATGGTGGTGCACGGAGTGACCCTTGACCCTGTATCTCAAATGCCCATAGTAGTGCTTAAGGCTAAGGACAACGAAGAGATACTTTTACCCATATGGATAGGTATCTTTGAGGCGGACAGCATAGTGCGTCAACTTCAAAACATTGAGCCCCCAAGACCTATGACCTATGAGCTTACAAAAAGCATCATAGAAAACATGGGAGCGAGGCTGGAAAAGGTGGTCATAAACGACCTTAGAGATAGCACTTACTATGCGGAGCTTCACCTCCTGCAGGGCAACAACCTTATAGTAATAGACTCAAGACCGAGCGATGCTATAAACCTTGCCTTGAGGTTTGATGCTCCTGTATTTGTAGAGGAAGAGGTGCTTGAAAAGTCCAAGGTGCCGAAGCCAGAAGAGGAAGAGGAGAAGGAAAAATTAAAGGAGTGGCTTGAAAACATAAAGCCGGAGGACTTTGAAAAGGGGCTAAGTTGA